TTTTCATTAAAGGAGGCATGCAGCATTGTCTATAATCAAAAAGCACCATTGTAAGCGCGAgtcaaaaattacatattaacaacAATTTTAGAGCTGTGACTCCCTATTATAAAACACTAGAATTCTTCTACCTAATTACTGTACAGAAATTCAAGCACAAGTTATCTGTCTTCCCTTAACCATCTTTTCCAAGTTCTCTGAAACCATTGCAGTCAAATTAGGATCTTCAAATCCAAGCTCTGCACCAAGTCTGCCATTGACAGAAAAAAGAATACGCCTTTCagcatttataaaaaaaagatggacGGAAAAGATAGCcaggttggggggggggggggggggggggggggggcgggcgGGAGTGGAGGAGGAGGGGGTAACTGATCAACAAGATAAGAAAATTAAGATGAGATTTGCTTACTTTGGATCCAGGACCAATTTCTGAACTTCTTTAATGGCTGAACTTGCAGCATAAAGTGATATTTTTCCTACCTGTCTCAGAAGCCAACACAAAAATGAGAACgtttactaaaaataaacagaACAAGAATAGTTCAAtagaaaatgggaaaaaaacaaaacatatgaaCAGTATCAAggtataaaactaaaatataaagacTGAGATGAAGAAGGAACTGAATACTTCTAGGGAAAATTTCCTTTGTCTGACCTCCAACACCTGTAGTTTTGCCTCATGGTCATTTGGAAGACAGCGAATTTCCTCAGCCAACCTCACAGCCTCTCCCAGACTTTCAGGGGATAAGAAATCGAGGCCCAACTGAACAGTGGACTGCAAATTTTAAGAGGGAAGAACGTCAATATAATGTTACAAACAAATCCAATTTCACTGGACATCTCGAGCAACCTCACTAAAAAATACATCTGGAATAgcttttctaaaaataattttttttttttttttttttataagtacgaAACTTTATTGAATAAAACTAGGTGAaccccatgtacacaggaagtatacaaaagaagcacataattatattctagaaacctgaaaagaaaacaaaaactcatgagcATTTCCTCCTTTAAGAATAATAGCCGAAAACCACTGCAGCAAAGAAGACAACAATTTCCAGATATCCTCAACAGTTCGCCCCTTGTCGTTGAAGCACCTCTCATTCCTTTAtatccataaacaccacataatacacaaaggaatcatcccCCACGCTGCTGCCAACTGAGAGCTTCAGTGCCgcctattccaacatgctaaTAGATCCCCCACTCTCATTGGCATAACCCAACTCAATCCAGCTCTACTAAGAACCCCATCCCATAactccctagccacctcacaatgtaagagtaaaTGATCAATCGattcaccatttttcttacacatgaagcaccatTCCATAACAACCTTGCCAtgtttcctcaaattgtcaaaaaaattacaacatatAAATTCAGGGAATCTCTTTTCAATTGAACCCATCTAGTGGTTATAGAAGTTCACAAAGGAATAGCGTGTCTGCTGAACTTTTCACCCAGGGACATGTTACATCATAAAGCACCTTGCACAGAATGGCATAACATAATATAAGCATTTGAGGACAGCACTTTTGAGATCTGAAATAaactttgttttcctttcaattAGTGGGCAGTCCACACTTTTCAGAAATTCATTTCTCCTGTTAGCAAATACTGATAGGGCCCCTTTCTCATTAAATATCTAGGTCAACTACTGAGAAACCGATCAAAAGAATACACATTTGAATTAGTTTGTATTAGTaatgtgtttttaaatgaaaacattgaATGTTGAGAGTGGAGTCTTGAAGCACCCAATGGGACCCCTGGTTTCATGTTGAAAGTAGTAACCAAGATAAAAAAGCAACCTAACCGCAAGGATTAACACACCCCTCCCcattctcaaaaaaattaaaaaaaaaaactaaaaacaaaaaaaaaaaaaacaaaagtggaACCGTATAAGCTtctaataaaacataatttctaCATCACTCCAAAAATAAAACAGCAGTCTAAAGCTCTAATAAAGCATGACTTCTACATTACTCTAGACACATGCTCTAACGTGAAACATCATAGACCCCTCTTTCTTTCATCAAgaattcaaaatcaatatttcaatCGCAAGTCGAGAGATGCAACATCATTTCATTCAAACTCagtaatttaacaaaaaaactcAGTAACCATAGAGAACTCACCTGAAGGTTTCTCACTTGGAAGGGGCATCCAGCAGGAACAAATACAGCTTGCCCCAAATGCTGTTCAAAAGACCACGGCTCAACTCCTGAGGAAGAGGAACAAACAGGCATtcagaaaaatctaaaaatatacttatgattCAATGTCATCAACACGCACATCACAGGgaatataagaattaaaagatattgGTAAgccaatttaaaattaactctCCACTAGTGAGTGAATCCGAGCATTGCATGACCTGAGAAAAGTGTCCAAGCGAGAACCAACTAGGTTTTAAATGCCAAAGCAGTGTTCTGCAAATTTTCCATCCACACACCATGTCTTCCAATAGTCGTTGTTTTGAATAAGttgaacaaaatttattttaaaatgttggCTCCACCATAACTTTGTCCAGGCCATTAATACAGTAAATGGTAGCCTTAAAAAGGGTCATATTAGTACCTCCTCCAAAGCGTGAACAAAGTTAAAAAGGATCATAACTTTGTCCAGGTCGTTAATACTATACACATCTCAAACATACTGCCCAAGTCAAggggtcatttttttttttttttaaagtaataaactttattgatcGAATGCAACTAGGCAAAGCCCATGTAAACAGgtagtatacaaaagagacacctaattacactctagcaagctgaaaagaaagtaaaaactcgtgaacattccctccctttaatacaatagcagaaaaccattgAACAATATTACAACCTCCTCAAAAGCTTGATTAATAATTGGAAAAATCAATTGCTACTTGTCCTTACCAAATTCTTCCTTCAACTTTCTTTTATGATGCTCATTCAGGAACAATGTTTCATCATAAAGAAGCCTTTTCACCTGAAATTTAAAAGGTTTGATAAGAAACATATAACAAAACAAgccaaatacaataaaatatgttCATTCAATCCAAATAAAGGAGCAATTTCTTTATGAGATTGTGAGAACAGAACTTACAAAGTCATTTGACACAATATCAGTCTTCCCAAATTCCTTCCAGTGAATTCTCAAATATTCAGTCACCTTTGGAACATCCTGCCTGCGAAACACATCCCAGAGGACTCCAGGATGCGTCTTTTCTGAAAGTTCTCCACCATCTATGGTTGATTGCTCACAAACATTATTCTCTTCAATATCATTGGTTTCAATACTTCCATCCACCACTGACTCATTTTCATGGGCATCCAATTTTGTCCTACATGTATTCTGCAGATATTGACCATCAAATGACATATCAGGTGACCTATTGTCCAAACCTACTTGTGGATCCTGCAATGATTCATTAGCCTCAGATGCCTCGGAGGATTTCTGTAATTTTTCTGTCTGTGTCCTCTGCCAACCTTTTAGCTTCACATCACATGTATGCACCAATAGGTATACCTGACCATAGCTCAGAGGATGTCAATAAATTTTGAGAGATCACTTTGTTGGCTACATCAGATGACACAACAGAGGATAAGAATAACATAAATCTCAAGATGTAAGACTCAAGGTACACACATggtttaggggtttcaatcaaAAAGCTTATAGATTAGATATGATGCATTTTTAACAAATTGAGGCCAACTTAATTCAAATCATCACAACAGTCTGTCCTGGTGTTAACTCCTAGGGTTGGCTCAAGttgtaaaggccttgggcttgagggtatgctccccccaggtctaaggttcaaatctctcggctgcaaacaatctctagggacCATCAGACTGGgtgatttttcccttgaattacccgaggtgcacttgcaggaaactccttaccgagggcctgtgcacccctgggattagtcgggatgctgttcctagacacccggtgccaataaaaaaaaaaaaaaaaacagtttgtCCTAGCGTTATTTGGTTATCatttataaaatacaaaatattcaataatgatttcatttcaaataaaagagtttGATCTCCAAagaacttataaaatataaatttaaaattaatttataatagggtcatcttaattatatataaaagtaaaccatCAAACAAGAGATTAGAGCTtgagatgcatgcatgattaagAGTTAAGGGAAGAAATATCTTAGCATTTTTCCTCATTTcatattcttaatattttaacaacACAAGTACCAAAAAAACAGCTATCAAGTGCAGTGGTAGGATACAAAAAAGTAGGCACTAAacagtaaatataataaactatagGGCAGTGAGAACGGGGAGAAGTAATAACTTACCATGTCACGCATATTGAAATGGAGATTAGTCACTGAATCACCTCTATCAAGTTCTTCATAAGTgccataagaaataaaaattttaggtCCCACATCATTCTGCAAGGAGTAATGGGGCAACTTTGCAGCAACATTTAGAAGACCCCACTTGGAGTGAATATACTCAAGCAAGGGAAGTTTACTAATAAATTCAGGTCTCTGGTACAATAAGAACTCTTCAGATGCACTGGGGGAAGGCCAATCCTTCAGCTTCAACATTTCGGGCCAACCATTTTCATGAGTTCGTCCCTCAGAGTAGCCTTTGATAAACTGACCAAGTTCGATGTCAACCTGCCATCATGTCAAACCATGGAAACAAAATATAAGGCGAACTAGTAGATATTATCAACCAATTACCATTCTATCCAATATAAAGTTCTTTGACTACAATCAACAGAGACATGAGCGAAAACACAAAAGCCTTGAACAGAGAATATAAAGAAAGAGCTGTTAGAGCTACCTCAGACCAGTCGAAGCAATCTGTGGCCTTCACCATTCTGTTctcatctttcattttctcatctGCTGTCTCCCGTACTCCTCTCCATATAACCACTGGATCCCAGCTCGAGGTGGATGAGCTATCAAACACCTGTTTGACAATGAGAGGTTCACCCCTGGCCCAGTGCTTTCTAAAATTTCCAATCCCCTCAGATTTAATATCTTGAGATGTTGGGCAGTACAGGAAATTATCATCGCTGTCCTCCCTATGAGCATATTGGCAGAGTCTGGGATCATCCAAACCAATCTTTTGTGGGCTTCCAGTATCGTTGATCATGCAGCCACTAACAAGCTCGTCCACATTTTTTACCAGTTTTGCAACCCAGTTCATCTTAAAAATGCGGCTTAAATTTAATGACAAATAACCGCAGCCACCATACTCCTTTGAAGGACATGGAATACTGCCATCATTGTTGGCTTGCCAACCCGGAAACTTATCTGGTAAAATTAGTCTTAGTTTGGATACTTTCACTTGTTCTGATCCAGTTACTTTCTCCTGACTTTTCCCACTAATCTTACTATCTACAAATTCACCGTTAACACCAGTTGGAGATGCTTCCCGAAGATCTTGACAGCAACTAAGGCACAGATCATATGAGCAGTTTGCACAATGCCGATGATAATCTATTATGGGTATCCTGCAGAAATTGCTGCACGAAGAACATCAGAGTGAACTGCAGTCTTCTAAAACAAGAACTCAACTTTATATAAACAAATCAcatgaagaaatgaagaaagggAATCAGAAATCAAaatgaacctttttttttataagtaataagaaatttttattgacaagtaaataggcatagcccaagtacacaggaagtatacaagagatgaactaaaaattaaaatcttttccTTTCCTATTGAAGACAAATAGCTAAAATCAGATGCAATAGTATCATGTTGAAAACTTTCCCATAAATACTTTTTGAGGCTTTGATGTCTTATAAACCAACCAATATTCATGCAAAATTCATAAGTGCTCGTAAGGTACCAGCACATCTGCTCATCTGCATTCAACTTTGTCCTGGCAAGACACGAATTTCCTGAAGACATATATGAACACAAATTTTgtcaagtaaaatataaaagatatatacccaaataaaaaaaattaaattaaatttcaatTGGAGCATCATAGGCATCTTACCTTGCAACTTTTTTTCTAGTTCTACTTCAAAGGCCTGCTCATGATGAATTTGCTTAACTACTGGAAGCACCGAAGATAACAGGCAGTGGAGATATTTCAACTTGTCTAGAACATGTATCTCACGAATCCTTACCTGAAACTCATTCGTCAGAGTAATCATAGAATCATGCCCAACGAAACTAGGTATGCATGTTTTGTGAGATTATTGAAACTTAATATGATATTGCAAATTGTGTGATTGTGTTATGAGAAGGTGgtgaatgggatcccacattgcttgggatgGAGAAGTTAAAGcccttcattattattttaaggaGTTCCAATTGTAATATTGACTAATATtttgacttatcaaaaaaatatatatattgactaaTCTTTTGGTGTATGGCCTAAATGTGGCTTGAGCCTTCCTTGGGTCACTACCAATGGTATCAGACTCAAACCCAACTTGTGGGATTTGAGTCGTGCGAGCTATGAGCCAAACCCAACCTATGGAATGTAAGGGGGGAAGATTGTAATACAAAAATTCTGTGATTATGTATCTGAATGGATTCCACATTCCTTGGGAGGGCAAAGTTGaagccctttataatgatttcatgggactccaattgtaaACTAGACCAATCCTTATGGAGTATGAGCCTAGATATGGCTTGCATCTTCCGCGTCGTTACATttaatgatgttaaaaaaaGCTTTCAATCCATACACGAAATACCTTTATTGAATTATCCAAGCGCAAGCACACTTTGCAATTACATGTACCACGACATGCAGGACAACTTCTCTGGATTTCTTCCAATGGGATATCCGAGTACCTGAGATATTGACGCATAAATACCAAGTAGTAAAAGTTGAAACAAGAATATTAACTTGTATCTAAATCATGAAACCCTAACCATGTGGAGATACAGCTATGGCAATATCCTCTCTTATCACATCTGAGGCACCAAATAACTATGTCCCTATCATTCCTTCGGCACTGGTGGCATGTTTGCCCCCCAGCATTTTCAGAGGAATCCATGCTCCCATCCGAGTATTCCTGAAAAAAAGCTTGTAAACCTCAGtgtcagattataaaaataaaaaaaggtaaagCAGTGGTAACTAACTAATAATCAAAGGATTATAATACTGAGTTATGGAAACCCCCAACCAGCACTTGCTCACATAGCATGGAATCTCCTGGGAAAAATCAATTATCTGTATTGACTTTTGACCTCATGATTCTTACAGATAGACTCTTGATGACAATAATAAAGGGACATATGATGTATCATGTATCCTTAACATCGTGTGGCTTGAATTGTAACTTTCAGCCTTCAGTCGCTCTATATTAATAAGCTGCAGAGAGAtcataacaacaataataatttccTCATGATTTTCTCTACTCTAACTTTGAAGCTCACTTGAGAACCAAGGTGTCAAAAGGTTTGAAGAAAGGATAATCATCAGGCTGTCCTTTCTTTCATGGGATCATCTGGCTTGAAAGACAGTAAAAGAGCTGGAGCCAAGGCTGTTGTTATTTGGACATTTGGACATTAACAGCTGTATCGTCATTATGGAGGAGAATTCATTGAGTTTAAGAGAGTGTAAAAAATGAACacattaaataaacaaatattttaaaaaggtCCCAGGATACCACTCGTGCCATTAAAAAGATGTTCAATTTTATACCAGATATCAGTTTCTTTTTCTCATACTTACAAGGAAGCTAAGAGCAAGACATACCATTCATCACAGATAGTTCGTATATAGTTTATCTACAGTGGTGTTACCCTCCTTTGAACAATGTATCTTAAAGTATAAAAGACTTTCTTGGGCACTCTTCCTACAGGGCATTCACTCTAGGATCCTTCCatgctttccttttcttttttcttttgttttgataagtaataaatttattagaaaaagaagaacaacttAAGTACACAGGCTACGCAGAAGGTTCTCCTAGAAAGTTACAACTAAAACACacggacaaaaaaaaattgagaatataaaaatgtaagttaattgtttttttttttattggcaccgggtgtccaggaacacTGTCCCGACTAATCTAGGGAGTGCATAGGCCCTCAAAAagaagtttcccgcaagtgcacctcggctAATTCAAGAGGAAGACCCCCCAgtctgatggcccctagagattatTTGCACCTAGTGGGATTcgaaccttggaccttggagggagcataccaccaagaccaaggtctttaccacttgagccaacccctaggggttaatgTAAGTTAATTGTTTCTATATGGATATGAGTTAAGGGTTTCTATTTACTCTACAAAAATTGAATATATGCTTGTCCTCAAGAGATGAAGCCAAATGTTTTGCAACTCAACTCACCGTTGTAGCATCAAAGCTCCTTTGTGATCTCTGCTTGGATGATTCCATGGCAGAA
This genomic interval from Juglans microcarpa x Juglans regia isolate MS1-56 chromosome 4D, Jm3101_v1.0, whole genome shotgun sequence contains the following:
- the LOC121261684 gene encoding lysine-specific demethylase JMJ25 isoform X1, with translation MDNPRTTSGNAEDNVGIPDDLRCKRSDGKQWRCTAMSMPDKTVCEKHYIQAKKRAANSAMRANLKKAKRKSIGESDIYLESKSDDFDEPPMNTKVEDHPHVPGKKLFEKVSKNQFRYSPDTPPMRSLPGRNPSKANENLQRDAGQFEENWRSYKTPPASAMESSKQRSQRSFDATTEYSDGSMDSSENAGGQTCHQCRRNDRDIVIWCLRCDKRGYCHSCISTWYSDIPLEEIQRSCPACRGTCNCKVCLRLDNSIKVRIREIHVLDKLKYLHCLLSSVLPVVKQIHHEQAFEVELEKKLQGNSCLARTKLNADEQMCCNFCRIPIIDYHRHCANCSYDLCLSCCQDLREASPTGVNGEFVDSKISGKSQEKVTGSEQVKVSKLRLILPDKFPGWQANNDGSIPCPSKEYGGCGYLSLNLSRIFKMNWVAKLVKNVDELVSGCMINDTGSPQKIGLDDPRLCQYAHREDSDDNFLYCPTSQDIKSEGIGNFRKHWARGEPLIVKQVFDSSSTSSWDPVVIWRGVRETADEKMKDENRMVKATDCFDWSEVDIELGQFIKGYSEGRTHENGWPEMLKLKDWPSPSASEEFLLYQRPEFISKLPLLEYIHSKWGLLNVAAKLPHYSLQNDVGPKIFISYGTYEELDRGDSVTNLHFNMRDMVYLLVHTCDVKLKGWQRTQTEKLQKSSEASEANESLQDPQVGLDNRSPDMSFDGQYLQNTCRTKLDAHENESVVDGSIETNDIEENNVCEQSTIDGGELSEKTHPGVLWDVFRRQDVPKVTEYLRIHWKEFGKTDIVSNDFVKRLLYDETLFLNEHHKRKLKEEFGVEPWSFEQHLGQAVFVPAGCPFQVRNLQSTVQLGLDFLSPESLGEAVRLAEEIRCLPNDHEAKLQVLEVRQRKFSLEVGKISLYAASSAIKEVQKLVLDPKLGAELGFEDPNLTAMVSENLEKMVKGRQITCA
- the LOC121261684 gene encoding lysine-specific demethylase JMJ25 isoform X2, which codes for MDNPRTTSGNAEDNVGIPDDLRCKRSDGKQWRCTAMSMPDKTVCEKHYIQAKKRAANSAMRANLKKAKRKSIGESDIYLESKSDDFDEPPMNTKVEDHPHVPGKKLFEKVSKNQFRYSPDTPPMRSLPGRNPSKANENLQRDAGQFEENWRSYKTPPASAMESSKQRSQRSFDATTEYSDGSMDSSENAGGQTCHQCRRNDRDIVIWCLRCDKRGYCHSCISTWYSDIPLEEIQRSCPACRGTCNCKVCLRLDNSIKVRIREIHVLDKLKYLHCLLSSVLPVVKQIHHEQAFEVELEKKLQGNSCLARTKLNADEQMCCNFCRIPIIDYHRHCANCSYDLCLSCCQDLREASPTGVNGEFVDSKISGKSQEKVTGSEQVKVSKLRLILPDKFPGWQANNDGSIPCPSKEYGGCGYLSLNLSRIFKMNWVAKLVKNVDELVSGCMINDTGSPQKIGLDDPRLCQYAHREDSDDNFLYCPTSQDIKSEGIGNFRKHWARGEPLIVKQVFDSSSTSSWDPVVIWRGVRETADEKMKDENRMVKATDCFDWSEVDIELGQFIKGYSEGRTHENGWPEMLKLKDWPSPSASEEFLLYQRPEFISKLPLLEYIHSKWGLLNVAAKLPHYSLQNDVGPKIFISYGTYEELDRGDSVTNLHFNMRDMVYLLVHTCDVKLKGWQRTQTEKLQKSSEASEANESLQDPQVGLDNRSPDMSFDGQYLQNTCRTKLDAHENESVVDGSIETNDIEENNVCEQSTIDGGELSEKTHPGVLWDVFRRQDVPKVTEYLRIHWKEFGKTDIVSNDFVKRLLYDETLFLNEHHKRKLKEEFGVEPWSFEQHLGQAVFVPAGCPFQVRNLQSTVQLGLDFLSPESLGEAVRLAEEIRCLPNDHEAKLQVLEVGKISLYAASSAIKEVQKLVLDPKLGAELGFEDPNLTAMVSENLEKMVKGRQITCA
- the LOC121261684 gene encoding lysine-specific demethylase JMJ25 isoform X3; amino-acid sequence: MSMPDKTVCEKHYIQAKKRAANSAMRANLKKAKRKSIGESDIYLESKSDDFDEPPMNTKVEDHPHVPGKKLFEKVSKNQFRYSPDTPPMRSLPGRNPSKANENLQRDAGQFEENWRSYKTPPASAMESSKQRSQRSFDATTEYSDGSMDSSENAGGQTCHQCRRNDRDIVIWCLRCDKRGYCHSCISTWYSDIPLEEIQRSCPACRGTCNCKVCLRLDNSIKVRIREIHVLDKLKYLHCLLSSVLPVVKQIHHEQAFEVELEKKLQGNSCLARTKLNADEQMCCNFCRIPIIDYHRHCANCSYDLCLSCCQDLREASPTGVNGEFVDSKISGKSQEKVTGSEQVKVSKLRLILPDKFPGWQANNDGSIPCPSKEYGGCGYLSLNLSRIFKMNWVAKLVKNVDELVSGCMINDTGSPQKIGLDDPRLCQYAHREDSDDNFLYCPTSQDIKSEGIGNFRKHWARGEPLIVKQVFDSSSTSSWDPVVIWRGVRETADEKMKDENRMVKATDCFDWSEVDIELGQFIKGYSEGRTHENGWPEMLKLKDWPSPSASEEFLLYQRPEFISKLPLLEYIHSKWGLLNVAAKLPHYSLQNDVGPKIFISYGTYEELDRGDSVTNLHFNMRDMVYLLVHTCDVKLKGWQRTQTEKLQKSSEASEANESLQDPQVGLDNRSPDMSFDGQYLQNTCRTKLDAHENESVVDGSIETNDIEENNVCEQSTIDGGELSEKTHPGVLWDVFRRQDVPKVTEYLRIHWKEFGKTDIVSNDFVKRLLYDETLFLNEHHKRKLKEEFGVEPWSFEQHLGQAVFVPAGCPFQVRNLQSTVQLGLDFLSPESLGEAVRLAEEIRCLPNDHEAKLQVLEVRQRKFSLEVGKISLYAASSAIKEVQKLVLDPKLGAELGFEDPNLTAMVSENLEKMVKGRQITCA